The following DNA comes from Triticum aestivum cultivar Chinese Spring chromosome 3D, IWGSC CS RefSeq v2.1, whole genome shotgun sequence.
GCATAAGAGGATTTTTTTTTCTCTAGTCCATGTAATAATATACTAAAGTGTGATGTGGCAACAATCATGTTATGGGATTTGAGTGGTAGGAAAAAGGGGATTGAAGGAGCGAATGCGTCTCAGGATGCAATCATAAAGGCTCTGAGCAGTGCCGGATATTGGAAGTTTATTCTTTGGTTGGTTTGCAGATTACATGCAGATATTCTTTTAAAGAATGGACTAATCAGCTAACTATTCTTATCGAGGACTCAACTACTAGTTGCCAACTAAAAAATTAGCCAATTGTATCTGGAAAGCATAAAGTAATTGCCAGCTAGGCCATTGCAACTACTAACGCTTGTATCCTTAAGGGGTGATACCTTGTAACATATTGAACATGAATACCTAAACTAGTCTCCTGATGTGCCTCTATTACTGTCTATGCGACACCATCTTTGCTGGCATGGCATGCCCAAAACTTCTACTCATGTTTTTGTGTTTCTAATGTAGAGAATGGCTGTGCTGGACTCGCTCCAAGAAGCACTTGAAAGCTGTGCAGACACCTATCCTACAGATTCAGATGAGTAAGttaatgcaaaaaaaaaatcatcGGTGCAATGTTGTTTTGATGGAAATGTCTGCAGCCAGGCTATATAATTATTGTCATAGTTGCATACTTGTCCTGACTTTGCTATACTTATTTGCATGTGTTGTTTGTTTCTGCTTCTGTTCTGGATTGTTTCATATTGCTGAAGTGCTAATTCCTAAAACAGCTTTATCGATGTTTGCATTTTTTAGACAGCGAAAGGATCACCCTTCCAGCCTCTACTTCTATGTGTGCAATAGTACCCAATAGGTTAACTTAAATGGTTATCCTCATACTCCCAATAGGTTAACTTAGATGGCTATCCTCATACTCCCACAGATTCATACTACTTGTTGGTTCATGCATATTTATTACGAGTTTCTGACTAATATTTTCTCGTTGCTCACATGTTAGTGATGACTATGAGAACCTTATAGCGCTTGATGACAACAACCACCGCAGAGGAGCTTCTGACAGTGAAATTGACAGCTTGCCGCTATCTGTTGCTGAGGTTCTTATTAAGTTTCTTACTAAAGACAGGATGGATGTGCATCATCTGTGGGGTTTGGAAGGGCTAACTTACTTGCCTCTCCCCTCTTTACATTTGTCAGGGAGAAAGCCGCCGCGATGAGCCCTGCCCTATATGCCTGGACTGCCCTGCTGATGGTGCTTCCCTCCGGCATCTGCCGTGCGCACACAAATTCCATAAAGAGGTACGCATGGAATTTGTACATTGGAGCTGCTCCGGGTTCTAAATTTCCATTCTAACATATTTTTGTGGGTGCGGTTTTCTTGCGCAGTGCATTGACAGGTGGCTTCGGATGAGGACCTCGTGCCCGGTGTGCAAATCTGCTGTGTTTTGACAGGGCGCCGCCGTACCAACTGCAGCACCTGTTGGAAtttatagcatgaaaaatagatTAGGAGCCATTTCGACACTCCTGGTACCGCCGTGCGTAGACAACTTGTAATGTTGCGTTACACAATGCTGGCCGGATCTCTCTGCGCGGTGAGCAGTGAGCAGAGAGTGTTTGAATGATGCGgagcccctctctctttctcttctgttGCCTGCGAGAAACAGGGCACCACAAATATTGTGTTCCTTTTTGCTGCAATTTTTTGTGCAGGGGAGATGTATGATATAGCCCGATTTCCATGTCATGTGGGCCCTGTCCTGTAGTAGTGAATGGGATGAAAGGTTTATTCTGCTGCAGACTTGTAGTTCATCTGTTACTGGGATCTCGAATTATTAGAATTATCTGGTCTTTTTAGCTGAAAGCATCCAGCCTGGTTCTTCAGTAATCTGTTCCATAGACTGTCATGCCTGGCAACCTTTAAGTTCGAACCAGTAAATTGTTCAGAATGTCATATTACTTTGTGATCATGGTGGCAATGGAGGTGAAAATCAGCTGTATGTAATCATGGTACCATACGGCAATGGAGGTGAAAATCACTTCTCCTATGCAACTCGGAAATGTATATTTTCCCAAGCTGGCAAGTGGCAACCAGGAGTAGATATTTTCCAGCAGTTCTGCAGGCTCGATACGCTGATAACTCGCAGGCGCGGCTCGTCGCGCCACCACACGACGCCTCTCTCCCGTTCACCCGTCCCGATTCCGGATCACTCCCTCTCCTCTCCACTCCCACGCCGAGATATTTCACGCGGCCCGCCGGCCATGTCGCTGCTCGCCGTCGTCACCAGCCGCGCCGCGGCCGTGCGCCCGCTTCGCGCCTCGGCGGCctcgggggaggcggcggcggccgccgcggaCCAGCCGGCGGAGCGGAGGCCGGTCAAGATAATACTGCCCAAGAAGAAGCCGCAGAAGTGGTCCACGGGGATGGAGCCAGGGTCGTACGGCGGCGGCCCGACCACCATCAAGCCGCGCAAGTACTGGATGGGGAAGGAGGACCGCGACCCCATTGGCAACACCGACGACTTCATCTGGAACAAGAACTTCCTCCCCCACATGGAGCGCGTCATCGCCAACGGCGGCACCGACACGCCCGCCACCATCCCCCGCGTCGCGCCGGTAAGCCCATTCCCGCCCCCGGCCGGGCAGCAAGCAAGCGCACGCGCGTCTCAGTCCCGCTCGGTGAATTTGTTTCATTTGTTTCGAGCATAAATGTTCTGCAGTGGGGGCTGTTATTCTGAAGCTCCTAACCAAGCAATTCGTTTGAGCAGGAGGACGAGGACTCAGGGTTTCTAAGCTTCAACCGCGCAATGGACCTTGACAGGTTACTCTCACCTCACCTCATCTGCTCGACAATCGTTTCGCGGGGTTTTGTAACGTAGGGTGTGCGTTGTAGTGTGGATGTTGATCTGAGCAAGGAGCTTATGGCACCAGCCAAGTCAATCTTGCAGACGCAGCTCAAGGCTGCCCGCCGTGGTCGATCCACAGGCGTTGAGGTTATTCGATCAAATGCCTTGCCCTCTGAATGTAGTCTTATTCTCTTGCCTCTTGGGGATGTCAATGAGTTGGGTTCTTGGAATTCGGATGTAGGCTGTCAATAGATCCACTTTCATTAGATGGAAGCTAGCTCCGACTCGACGGGAGCAGGAGCAATGGGACCGAGCGACCAGGGCAACCACCGGTGGCATTGTAAGCTGTTACAGTTCTATAACTGACTTGTTGTTAATAATCTCTAGATATCCGTTGATGTTTGCATGTGAGACCCTTCTAACAAAAATTTCACCATGTTCACATTTTCATAACATACATATGATGATGTATACCCCTTTTCTAATTTTTGTTTTGGATTTTGGTCCCCTTTTAGGATGTCATACTAAGGGAGTCGCAGCAGAAAGTGCAGCTGAAAGGGGACCCTAAGGTGGTGGCAGCTGAGGCCAGAGAGCAATACCTAAAGGTAATATCTCTTTTAAGTCAATATCAGGCTCGAGTACTGCTAGTTTCCTCCCTGTTCACCATCAACACGAACTATACCTTTTGGAGTTGTACTTTGCCAAGTGCTCAAGGTCCCAGTGTTCTTCAAGAATGAAATATGCACGAATTTGTGTTACTTCATTACTGATACTGAGGGTGTTTTGCAGTTGAAAGAAAGGTTGCAGTTGCTTACTTTAGGTATTGGTGGCGTCGGGGTGGTTTCTGCTTATGTTTCATACACTCCTGAAATTGCTGCGAGGTATGCTTTTTCTTGGACGAGTTAGATTGAATTCACTTTTGATTAGTGCTTCGCATATATGATATTTGTTCATTTTGTATCTGAAACTAAGTTTGGCTATTTATTTCTAGACAAACTTGGGATGTGGCCTTCTTTGTTACCGATTGTCAGGATTAGTTTGCGTCTTGTTCATACTATCTCCAAAGTGCTGCCTTGCATGCTACACTAATATCAGTTACTCTTCAGCTTTAGTGCAGGGCTGATTGGATCTCTGGTGTATCTCCGCATGCTTGGAACCAGTGTGGATTCTTTAGCGGGTGGAACTAAAGCAGCTGCCAAGTATATACCTCTAGCTGTTTCTCTTACAAATTGGATTGGGAATCACACTCGATAAGCTTTAGTAATACTTATACTTAAAACAGTGCTCACACTTCATTTAGTTTGGGAGAGCTACACTGCTAAATCTTAATTATGAACTCATTTATAACATTGCACTCTGGTCAAAATTGAAGGCTTTCATAGCCCGTCTGTTAGATAGATAGACAAACCTCACATAGATAGACAAACCTGCAAACAAAGATATCTTTCTTATTTGAAGATCTTTCAGACAAACCATTCTAGTCTTTGACTTACACCAAACTTTGCCTGGCCTGTCAAGAGCTGGTTCTGTTTTCACCTATGTAACACTGGCAGCTCATGATTCACGAAGACAAATATGACCAGTTCAGGTCCTTCCATTCAAGTTCTTTATATTGCTAATCTGCCTTCAGCCAGAGGTTTAGTCAAAACAAAGATTAGAAAAAAACTAATGGTCATCATCTGAATCATGATCCCTAAGTATGAATTATTCAATGGACACTCCATTCATTATATGACGTATGTCGATCACCTTTCTAAAACATACTTACAGCATATTTTGACTGTGTTTAGAAAAGGCTAGATAACTGCTGCTACTTGTCTACTTGCTTGTAATACATGTAACATCTAAATTTATTCTGGAATGCTTGCAGGGGTGCTGCGGCACAGCCAAGATTGCTTATTCCAATGGTTCTTGTGATGATGTACAATCGATGGAATGCGTAAGTAGATCAAGTCTTTTAAAATACTTCCTCTGcctctaaatataagacgtttttgcattAACTGATGCAGGATACTAGTTCCAGAGTACGGCTTCATGCACCTGGAGTTGATACCCATGCTCGTTGGGTTTTTTACCTACAAGATTGCTATGTTTACTCAAGCGATTCAGGAATCAGTACCTGATGTTGGAAACCACGAAGTTTGAACACTGTTTTGGCTGGTAGAAAAACAAAGAGAAGGTTGTTGTTGCCCTCGGGGGGAGATTGGTCACCGTCCATCAATATAGTAAGGTGCCAAGCCTCATCCTTTCTTCACCATGATTTCAAAGTTGCCATCAGTGCAACTCTTCTGACAATTGAAGGATCTTAAAGATTTGTTTATGCTCATCCTTCCCTTTAAGCAGCATAACTGTAGGCATGCATGAGTTTACACGTTTGAAATGAAGTAACTTGATTCTTTCTAATGCCGATCCCATTCTTGTTATTTTCTACAGGTCTTATTAATGTTTTAGAAGGGTCTAATCTGGAGCCTGGAGATGCCGCCAGGTAGATGAGATGCACGCTGAGGCTGAGGATACTGTCTGAACATATGGACTGATTGACAGCATTCCGCGGAGAAAGTTTACTTTGACTGTACAAAGGGAAGTTGGCAAACACAAATTCAAGTTCCCTGTAGTGTACACCTTTGAACTTTTGGTGCATTGACCCTGAGTCCTATGGTTGAGCTGGCATTTAACATTATTTACGCAAGGAGGTCGGCAGGATTCGGATCAGTACAGAATGTAAATAGTGCGGGCTGTCAATATACTAGCTCACGAAGCTATATATTTTACAAAGTGCTAAAAAAATGGTATATTTCTATTGACCCTGTTCAAATGCCACACTGGAACGCGGTCTGCATGCGTTGTGTGGTGAGTTTAATAGTACACTGCACCATGTGATGATAATGCACCGGTGGTGGAGGACTTTTGTTTAGCGATGACATGAATACGATGCCTATCGTtgacaatgagaagaagaacagGTAAAGAAATTGACACTATGCCATCACTAACGGGAATGGCTAAAAGTGGAAGTGATGAAGCTTGCCTGTTTGTTGGGATAATGCGGACCTTCCCAGGTAGATGcctcctttcttct
Coding sequences within:
- the LOC123079007 gene encoding protein CONSERVED ONLY IN THE GREEN LINEAGE 160, chloroplastic, whose translation is MSLLAVVTSRAAAVRPLRASAASGEAAAAAADQPAERRPVKIILPKKKPQKWSTGMEPGSYGGGPTTIKPRKYWMGKEDRDPIGNTDDFIWNKNFLPHMERVIANGGTDTPATIPRVAPEDEDSGFLSFNRAMDLDSVDVDLSKELMAPAKSILQTQLKAARRGRSTGVEAVNRSTFIRWKLAPTRREQEQWDRATRATTGGIDVILRESQQKVQLKGDPKVVAAEAREQYLKLKERLQLLTLGIGGVGVVSAYVSYTPEIAASFSAGLIGSLVYLRMLGTSVDSLAGGTKAAAKGAAAQPRLLIPMVLVMMYNRWNAILVPEYGFMHLELIPMLVGFFTYKIAMFTQAIQESVPDVGNHEV